The following are from one region of the Cyanobium gracile PCC 6307 genome:
- a CDS encoding glycosyltransferase — MSTSPCIAFSLIIPIYRSESTIETLVSRLESLDYPQPWQVIFVDDGSPDDSYSVLRRRLSHSPLAALVVRHTRNYGEHQAVLTGYRHAQGEYFINLDDDLQNPPEEALRMLEHARLQELDVVYGNYIVKKHNLFRNAGSGFANLTARLLLDLPDSYYLSSFRCVSRLIGEHIAVNSSPYVYIDGLLSQSTNRIGSLDVRHDPREAGSSGYNLRRLIRLWLVILTSFSLMPLRFATLVGLGAAALGGLSLLYILITAIFGTVEVVGWASVISSILFFGGIQCLLLGVMGEYVGRVYLTVYGKPQAHIRSIEWCGCIQPPQDRQQDWVART, encoded by the coding sequence ATGTCGACATCTCCTTGTATAGCCTTCAGCCTCATCATACCGATCTACAGGAGCGAGAGCACCATTGAGACGCTCGTTTCCCGTCTGGAGTCTCTCGATTATCCCCAGCCATGGCAGGTCATCTTCGTGGATGATGGCAGCCCGGATGACAGCTATTCGGTCCTTCGGCGAAGGCTAAGCCATTCACCATTAGCTGCTTTGGTGGTGCGTCATACCCGCAACTATGGCGAACATCAGGCCGTGCTCACCGGCTACCGCCATGCACAGGGAGAGTATTTCATCAACCTCGATGATGATCTACAGAATCCTCCCGAGGAAGCCCTGCGCATGCTTGAACATGCCCGCTTGCAGGAACTGGATGTGGTCTACGGAAACTACATTGTCAAGAAGCACAATCTGTTCCGGAATGCCGGCAGTGGCTTCGCCAATCTCACCGCCAGGCTCCTCCTCGATCTGCCGGATTCCTACTACCTGTCCAGTTTCCGCTGCGTGAGCCGACTCATCGGCGAGCACATTGCCGTGAACAGTAGCCCCTATGTCTACATCGATGGTCTGCTTTCCCAGTCCACCAATCGAATCGGCAGTCTGGATGTGCGGCATGATCCGCGAGAGGCCGGGAGTAGTGGCTACAACCTCCGCCGTCTAATCCGGCTTTGGCTCGTGATCCTTACCAGCTTTTCGTTGATGCCCCTCCGCTTCGCCACCCTCGTGGGCCTGGGGGCAGCAGCACTGGGTGGGCTGAGCCTCCTCTACATTCTGATCACCGCCATCTTCGGCACGGTGGAAGTGGTGGGCTGGGCCTCGGTCATCTCCTCGATCCTCTTCTTCGGCGGCATCCAGTGTCTGCTGCTTGGTGTCATGGGAGAATACGTCGGACGGGTCTATCTCACGGTTTACGGTAAACCACAGGCCCATATTCGCTCGATCGAGTGGTGTGGATGCATCCAACCACCTCAGGACCGGCAGCAAGACTGGGTAGCAAGAACGTGA
- a CDS encoding transposase encodes MTNPTKTRRRFTAQQKVEAVELCLQEGLSCNAVAQRLGLPSSSLARWVRQARMDRGQAGPRDQGLLSSEERAELSRLRKENRELRREKDFFRLAAAHFAKEQLPPRGFA; translated from the coding sequence ATGACCAACCCAACCAAGACTCGGCGCCGATTCACGGCGCAGCAGAAGGTGGAGGCCGTGGAGCTCTGCCTGCAGGAGGGCCTCTCCTGCAATGCCGTGGCCCAGCGGCTTGGCCTTCCCTCCAGCAGCCTCGCTCGCTGGGTGAGGCAGGCCCGCATGGATCGCGGCCAGGCCGGACCCAGGGACCAGGGCCTGCTCAGCAGTGAGGAGCGCGCTGAACTCAGCCGGCTCCGCAAGGAGAACCGCGAGCTCAGGAGGGAGAAGGATTTTTTCAGGCTGGCGGCAGCGCACTTTGCCAAGGAGCAGCTGCCGCCGAGAGGTTTCGCCTGA
- a CDS encoding class I SAM-dependent methyltransferase, whose translation MQLDEYRKLAETEDRMWYFHALHQRVLLPLRPWRGKPASVLDAGCGTGGLIRCLSSQEPLWTLTGLDFSPIACSLARERTSARIVEGSITEMPFPPCSFDIVICADVLSQIKGGSLALHEIARVLRPGGVMVINVAAYRWMWSYHDEQVETKHRYRRSELTRMARSCGLRPLEASYVNTIIFPLIIARRKILPPKAATSDVMVYSPLVETTFAFMAKIEHTWLRLGLSFPTGCSVFLAASKS comes from the coding sequence ATGCAACTCGATGAGTACAGGAAGCTTGCCGAAACGGAGGATCGGATGTGGTATTTCCATGCTCTCCATCAGAGAGTGTTACTTCCCCTGCGGCCGTGGAGAGGCAAGCCAGCCTCCGTTCTCGATGCCGGCTGCGGAACGGGCGGTCTGATCCGCTGCCTCTCCAGCCAGGAACCCCTCTGGACACTGACCGGACTTGACTTCTCGCCCATCGCGTGCTCCCTGGCCCGTGAGCGCACATCAGCGAGAATCGTTGAAGGCTCCATCACGGAAATGCCCTTTCCCCCCTGCAGTTTTGACATCGTTATCTGTGCTGATGTGCTCTCCCAGATCAAGGGCGGATCGCTGGCCCTGCACGAAATCGCTCGCGTCCTGCGTCCCGGCGGTGTGATGGTGATCAACGTGGCGGCTTACCGCTGGATGTGGTCATACCATGACGAGCAGGTGGAAACGAAACACCGCTATCGCAGGAGCGAACTGACGCGCATGGCCAGATCCTGCGGTCTGCGCCCTCTCGAGGCCAGCTACGTCAACACGATCATCTTCCCGCTCATCATCGCCCGCCGTAAGATTTTACCGCCAAAAGCTGCAACCAGCGACGTGATGGTCTACTCACCACTGGTGGAGACCACTTTTGCTTTCATGGCGAAAATAGAACATACATGGCTTCGTCTCGGTTTGTCCTTTCCAACCGGGTGCTCGGTTTTCCTTGCTGCCTCCAAGTCCTGA
- a CDS encoding IS3 family transposase, with protein sequence MRRADLRARTRKAFRPCSRASSGAAGVAENLLQQDFQPPAPNRCWAGDITYIRTSAGWRYLAVWIDLFSRRVVGWTLNQRMDAALVIEALNRALGHRQVEPEQLLIHTDQGSQYRASDYRDRLAKHGILCSMSAKGCCWDNAVVESFFSTLKLELDLDDDRAVLISPQQLQRDLAFWIEGYYNRERRHSTVGYLSPIDYEQRFIAASTLTFVTP encoded by the coding sequence ATGCGTCGTGCCGATCTGCGGGCCAGGACCCGAAAGGCGTTCCGGCCCTGCAGCAGGGCCAGCAGCGGAGCCGCTGGGGTGGCGGAGAACCTGCTGCAGCAGGACTTCCAGCCCCCGGCCCCGAACCGCTGCTGGGCCGGCGACATCACCTACATCCGCACCAGCGCCGGCTGGCGATACCTGGCGGTGTGGATCGATCTGTTCAGTCGCCGTGTGGTGGGTTGGACGCTGAATCAACGCATGGATGCCGCCCTGGTGATCGAGGCCCTCAACCGGGCCCTCGGCCACCGGCAGGTGGAGCCGGAGCAGCTGCTGATCCACACGGATCAGGGCAGCCAGTACCGGGCCAGCGACTACCGCGACCGGCTGGCCAAACACGGGATCCTCTGCAGCATGTCCGCCAAGGGATGCTGCTGGGACAACGCGGTGGTGGAGAGCTTCTTCTCCACCCTCAAATTGGAACTGGACCTCGATGACGATCGGGCAGTCCTAATTTCACCGCAGCAGCTGCAGCGCGATCTGGCCTTCTGGATCGAGGGCTACTACAACCGCGAGCGCCGCCATTCAACGGTCGGTTACCTGAGCCCGATCGACTACGAGCAGCGGTTCATCGCTGCATCTACACTCACCTTTGTGACCCCCTGA
- the groL gene encoding chaperonin GroEL (60 kDa chaperone family; promotes refolding of misfolded polypeptides especially under stressful conditions; forms two stacked rings of heptamers to form a barrel-shaped 14mer; ends can be capped by GroES; misfolded proteins enter the barrel where they are refolded when GroES binds), whose amino-acid sequence MAKLIQFADASRDSLERGVNALVDAVKVTIGPKGRNVVLEKKYGAPDIINDGVTIAKEIELEDPFENLGAKLMQQVASKTKDTAGDGTTTAAVLAQSLVHEGLRNVAAGASPVALRRGMEQATAVVVAGIAERSRAVAGDAIRQVATVSAGNDEEIGRMIAEAVEKVSADGVITVEESKSLATELEVTEGMAFDRGYASPYFVTDQDRRECAFDNPLLLITDRKISTVVDLVPVLEAVSKSGRPLVILAEEVEGEALATLVVNKTRGVLQVAAVRAPGFGDRRKAMLEDIAILTGATVISEDRAMTLDKATLADLGHAHRITISKDTTTIVAADNQRAAVADRVAAIKRELEATDSEYDREKLNERIAKLAGGVAVIKVGAPTETELRNRKLRIEDALNATRAAIDEGIVGGGGSTLVQLTEKLGELASRCEGDVRTGVEIVQRALAAPARQIAINAGANGDVVVQQMLSQGKGYNALTDSYDDLLAAGILDAAKVVRLALQDAVSIASLLITTEAVIADKPEPPAPPAGDGGMGGMGGMGGMGGMGGMGMPGMM is encoded by the coding sequence ATGGCCAAACTGATCCAGTTCGCCGATGCCTCCCGCGATTCCCTCGAGCGGGGCGTCAATGCCCTGGTCGATGCGGTGAAGGTCACCATCGGACCGAAGGGTCGCAACGTGGTGCTGGAGAAGAAGTACGGCGCCCCCGACATCATCAATGACGGCGTCACCATCGCCAAGGAGATCGAACTCGAGGATCCCTTCGAGAACCTGGGCGCCAAGCTGATGCAGCAGGTGGCCTCGAAAACGAAAGACACCGCCGGCGACGGCACCACCACAGCGGCCGTCCTGGCCCAGTCGCTGGTGCATGAGGGCCTGCGCAACGTGGCCGCCGGCGCCAGCCCGGTCGCGCTGCGGCGCGGCATGGAGCAGGCCACGGCCGTGGTGGTGGCGGGCATCGCCGAGCGCTCCCGCGCCGTGGCGGGGGATGCGATCCGCCAGGTGGCCACGGTGAGCGCCGGCAACGACGAGGAGATCGGCCGCATGATCGCCGAAGCGGTCGAGAAGGTGAGCGCCGATGGGGTGATCACCGTGGAGGAATCCAAGTCCCTGGCCACCGAGCTGGAGGTGACCGAAGGCATGGCCTTCGATCGCGGCTACGCCTCCCCCTACTTCGTCACCGACCAGGACCGGCGCGAATGCGCCTTCGACAATCCCCTGCTGCTGATCACCGATCGCAAGATCAGCACCGTGGTCGACCTGGTGCCGGTCCTGGAGGCCGTCTCCAAGAGCGGCCGGCCCCTGGTGATCCTGGCCGAGGAGGTGGAGGGCGAGGCCCTGGCCACCCTGGTGGTCAACAAGACCCGCGGCGTCCTCCAGGTGGCCGCCGTGCGGGCGCCGGGCTTCGGTGACCGCCGCAAGGCCATGCTCGAGGACATCGCCATCCTCACGGGCGCCACGGTGATCAGCGAGGACCGGGCCATGACCCTCGACAAGGCCACCCTGGCCGACCTGGGCCATGCCCACCGCATCACCATCAGCAAGGACACGACCACGATCGTGGCCGCCGATAACCAGCGCGCCGCCGTGGCCGATCGGGTGGCCGCCATCAAGCGGGAGCTGGAGGCCACCGACTCCGAGTACGACCGCGAGAAGCTCAACGAGCGGATCGCCAAGCTCGCCGGCGGCGTGGCGGTGATCAAGGTGGGGGCCCCCACCGAAACCGAACTTCGCAACCGCAAGCTGCGCATCGAGGACGCCCTCAACGCCACCCGGGCCGCCATCGATGAGGGCATCGTCGGCGGCGGTGGCAGCACCCTGGTGCAGCTCACCGAAAAACTCGGTGAGCTGGCCAGCCGCTGCGAGGGCGACGTCCGCACCGGGGTGGAGATCGTGCAGCGGGCCCTGGCGGCCCCGGCCCGCCAGATCGCCATCAACGCCGGCGCCAACGGTGACGTGGTGGTGCAGCAGATGCTGAGCCAGGGCAAGGGCTACAACGCCCTCACCGACAGCTACGACGATCTGCTCGCCGCCGGCATCCTGGATGCGGCCAAGGTGGTGCGGCTGGCCCTTCAGGATGCGGTCTCGATCGCCTCGCTGCTGATCACCACCGAGGCTGTGATCGCCGACAAGCCGGAACCCCCCGCTCCCCCTGCCGGCGACGGCGGCATGGGAGGAATGGGTGGCATGGGAGGAATGGGTGGCATGGGCGGCATGGGCATGCCCGGGATGATGTGA
- a CDS encoding DegT/DnrJ/EryC1/StrS family aminotransferase → MTLVDLSSESGEAHYRQVVAAAVERVVGSGQTILAEGVRGFEQGFAAWLGRGLSADHCLGVANGTEALELAMRCAGVQPGDGVIVPSFTAYATVAAILRIGANPLFVDVEPDRPVLCPREVERLLADSGNSARIRAVIAVHLYGEACDLRALRELCDRNALALIEDCAQATGTLYESDPIGTWGDFAAFSFYPTKNLAALGDGGMLVLGRRADPSLLAIARRMRLYGWDQQREAVQFGINSRLDEVQAWILSGKLSDLDERIQARRRIANHYRELLGSWASRMGIHLPKDGVNWSHSYHLFVIKVDPAKRQDILSRGAADGIPYAVHYPLACHQHAYIAKRPEAPQYHLPRTENLAASVVSLPLNPYLKEEDVMLISAHLRSILGDT, encoded by the coding sequence GTGACCCTTGTCGACTTGTCCTCAGAATCGGGGGAAGCCCACTATCGTCAGGTCGTGGCTGCGGCTGTTGAACGGGTCGTGGGTTCAGGGCAGACCATCCTCGCGGAGGGTGTGCGTGGCTTTGAGCAAGGCTTTGCCGCCTGGCTCGGCAGAGGTCTCTCGGCCGACCACTGCCTGGGAGTGGCCAACGGCACCGAGGCTCTGGAACTGGCCATGCGCTGCGCCGGCGTGCAACCCGGTGACGGTGTGATCGTTCCCTCCTTCACCGCCTATGCCACGGTGGCGGCAATCCTGCGGATCGGTGCCAATCCCCTTTTCGTCGACGTTGAACCTGACCGTCCAGTGCTCTGCCCACGGGAGGTGGAACGTCTCCTGGCCGATTCTGGAAACTCCGCAAGAATCCGCGCCGTGATCGCGGTGCATCTTTACGGAGAAGCCTGCGATCTTCGAGCCCTCAGGGAACTCTGTGACCGCAACGCCCTTGCCCTGATCGAGGATTGTGCTCAGGCTACGGGCACACTCTACGAAAGCGATCCGATCGGCACATGGGGGGATTTCGCCGCTTTCAGCTTCTACCCCACGAAGAACCTGGCCGCCCTGGGCGATGGGGGCATGCTCGTTCTCGGCAGGCGGGCGGACCCATCCCTCCTGGCCATAGCCCGACGCATGCGGCTGTATGGCTGGGACCAGCAAAGGGAGGCTGTGCAGTTCGGGATCAACAGCCGTCTCGATGAAGTCCAGGCATGGATTCTCAGTGGAAAACTCTCGGATCTGGACGAAAGAATCCAAGCCAGAAGACGCATCGCCAACCACTATCGTGAGCTTCTCGGTTCATGGGCCAGCCGTATGGGGATCCATCTGCCGAAGGACGGTGTCAACTGGTCGCATAGCTATCACCTCTTCGTCATCAAGGTGGACCCGGCAAAGCGGCAGGACATTCTGTCCAGGGGAGCCGCTGATGGCATTCCCTACGCCGTTCATTATCCGTTGGCCTGTCACCAGCACGCGTACATCGCCAAACGACCGGAGGCTCCGCAGTATCACCTCCCTCGCACTGAGAATCTGGCGGCAAGTGTTGTATCCCTTCCCTTGAACCCCTACCTCAAGGAAGAGGATGTGATGTTGATCAGCGCCCATTTACGTTCCATCCTGGGCGACACATAA
- a CDS encoding GtrA family protein, whose protein sequence is MKCFSRLRRFPFLRITLVRFGIVGLLGEALYFLLYGLFISLTGSTSSSLALAGGICILVNAYSHSRITFRVRFSGRLLLGYVQIQILGFGLAFLSGLALEHAGAGKWLIALITYLLWSVASFLLTRLLYSDQGARAKLDRVNPLP, encoded by the coding sequence ATGAAATGCTTCTCCCGGCTGCGTCGGTTCCCGTTTCTTCGCATCACTCTGGTGCGCTTCGGCATCGTGGGGTTGCTGGGTGAAGCCCTCTATTTTCTGCTGTATGGCTTGTTCATCAGTCTCACGGGCAGCACCTCCTCCAGCCTTGCCCTGGCGGGAGGAATCTGCATCCTGGTCAATGCCTACTCCCATTCACGCATCACCTTTCGTGTGAGGTTCAGCGGCAGACTTCTGCTTGGCTATGTACAGATTCAGATCCTCGGGTTCGGCCTTGCATTCCTGAGCGGCTTGGCACTGGAGCACGCCGGGGCAGGCAAGTGGCTGATCGCCCTGATCACCTACCTGCTTTGGAGCGTTGCCTCGTTTCTTCTCACTCGCCTGTTGTACTCCGACCAGGGTGCTCGAGCCAAACTCGATCGCGTTAATCCGCTTCCATAA